A part of Fusarium graminearum PH-1 chromosome 3, whole genome shotgun sequence genomic DNA contains:
- a CDS encoding negative regulator of differentiation 1 produces MQDLNGPVGQGAPNGPANRFGHASKPSNSDTGFSHGAFNSNISGFADRHPRRGNIPSINTQPQPMVQQVSNNGADMATPGTAFDMQFTPLLPSQLLLGSPFQPGTPAAFASPQFQSIPGFQQQQGGHHQQNGISSPVQQTISPQSYGGIVSPSTYGAPQFYPPQSPTGGYGMQAPLPPTSPVSMGSGVVTGTSRTVYLGNIPPDTVAEEILGHVRSGQIESVRLLPDKNCAFISFLDASSATHFHSDAILKKLCIKGQDIKIGWGKPSQVPTSVALAVQQSGASRNVYLGNLPEEVLEEELREDLGKFGAIDTIKIVREKNIAFVHYLSIANAIKAVSQLPQEPKWQAPRRVYYGKDRCAYVSKTQQQNAAQYLGIAPGYAHMLTGADRDLISNALAQQSVAAAAVATTAGGINNLGNRTIYLGNIHPETTIEEICNVVRGGLLHHIRYIPDKHICFVTFIDPTAAASFYALSNIQGLMIHNRRLKIGWGKHSGALPPAIALAVSGGASRNVYIGNLDETWTEERLRQDFSEYGEIELVNTLREKSCAFVNFTNIANAIKAIEAIRGREDYRKFKVNFGKDRCGNPPRQMQQAQSPRGDGVSSPPPNGSQNSGSPTNGNTPQQSAALFNANSNPLTMYLSQVSHQAQQQQHHQQQQIAAQQNALFGTAQPSPSDLDLAMSQQVPVSGHGQSASISNGYPANSAAPGSTTIGGLLAPGRGQHSRAVSLPVLAPGFENGGNSNGMPAENERRGHHYQASYGGMGSGFGLAIQGGLNGWVEEEVAN; encoded by the coding sequence ATGCAAGACCTCAATGGACCAGTTGGCCAAGGTGCCCCTAACGGCCCTGCCAACCGCTTCGGACACGCTTCCAAGCCTTCCAACAGTGATACCGGATTCTCCCACGGTGCCTTCAACTCCAATATCTCGGGCTTCGCCGATCGACACCCTCGAAGAGGCAACATCCCCTCAATCAACACTCAGCCTCAGCCAATGGTCCAGCAGGTTTCCAACAATGGAGCAGACATGGCCACCCCGGGTACTGCATTTGACATGCAATTTACTCCCCTTTTGCCTTCTCAGCTGCTTCTAGGCAGTCCTTTCCAGCCTGGCACACCAGCTGCCTTCGCCAGCCCTCAGTTCCAGAGCATTCCTGGGtttcagcagcagcagggagGTCACCACCAGCAGAATGGGATCTCAAGCCCTGTGCAGCAGACCATCTCGCCTCAGTCGTATGGAGGAATAGTCTCTCCTTCTACCTATGGCGCTCCTCAATTCTATCCTCCCCAGTCCCCCACTGGTGGTTACGGCATGCAAGCACCTCTGCCTCCTACCTCGCCTGTTTCAATGGGCTCTGGTGTTGTTACAGGAACTAGCCGAACTGTCTATCTGGGTAACATTCCCCCGGAcactgttgctgaggagatTCTTGGTCATGTTCGAAGTGGTCAAATCGAGTCCGTCCGTCTCTTGCCTGACAAGAACTGTGCTTTCATCTCATTCCTCGATGCTAGTTCTGCTACTCACTTCCACTCTGATGCTATCTTGAAAAAGCTCTGCATCAAGGGTCAAGATATCAAGATTGGCTGGGGTAAACCCTCTCAGGTTCCCACCTCTGTCGCTCTGGCTGTCCAGCAGTCAGGCGCATCGCGAAATGTATACCTTGGTAACCTTCCTGAGGAGGTTTTAGAGGAGGAACTGAGAGAGGATCTTGGTAAGTTCGGTGCAATTGACACGATCAAGATTGTCCGCGAGAAGAACATTGCGTTCGTGCACTACCTTTCGAtcgccaacgccatcaaGGCAGTCTCTCAGCTCCCGCAGGAGCCCAAATGGCAGGCTCCTCGTCGTGTGTATTACGGCAAGGATCGCTGTGCCTATGTCTCCAAGACGCAGCAACAAAACGCTGCTCAGTACTTGGGTATTGCTCCTGGGTACGCCCACATGCTGACAGGTGCTGATCGCGACTTGATCTCGAACGCCCTTGCTCAACAGTCtgttgctgccgctgctgtcGCCACGACTGCTGGTGGTATTAACAACCTCGGTAACCGAACCATCTACCTGGGCAACATCCACCCCGAGACGACGATTGAGGAGATTTGTAATGTTGTCCGTGGCggacttcttcatcacatccGTTACATCCCCGACAAGCATATCTGTTTTGTTACCTTCATCGACCCTACCGCAGCTGCATCTTTCTACGCCCTCAGCAACATCCAAGGTCTTATGATCCACAACCGACGTCTCAAGATTGGCTGGGGCAAGCATTCTGGAGCTCTTCCCCCAGCCATTGCCCTGGCTGTCAGCGGAGGTGCTTCCCGAAACGTCTACATCGGTAATCTCGATGAGACCTGGACTGAGGAGCGACTGCGACAGGACTTCTCCGAGTATGGCGAGATTGAACTTGTCAACACCTTGCGCGAAAAGAGCTGTGCTTTCGtcaacttcaccaacatTGCCAACGCTATCAAGGCTATCGAGGCTATTCGGGGTCGGGAAGATTACAGGAAGTTCAAGGTCAACTTTGGCAAGGACCGCTGCGGTAACCCCCCTCGCCAAATGCAGCAGGCTCAGTCACCTCGAGGGGACGGTGTCTCTTCCCCCCCGCCTAACGGATCCCAGAACAGCGGCTCTCCTACCAACGGCAACACACCTCAGCAGTCAGCTGCTCTCTTCAATGCCAACAGCAACCCTCTGACGATGTACCTGAGCCAAGTGTCCCAccaagctcagcaacagcagcatcaccagcagcaacaaatCGCTGCTCAGCAGAATGCTTTGTTCGGCACAGCACAGCCCTCGCCTAGCGACCTCGATCTCGCCATGTCTCAGCAAGTTCCCGTTTCCGGTCACGGCCAGTCAGCAAGCATCTCAAACGGCTACCCAGCCAACAGCGCGGCTCCCGGTTCAACCACTATCGGTGGCCTCTTGGCCCCTGGTCGTGGCCAGCACAGCAGGGCTGTCAGTCTCCCCGTACTTGCTCCTGGATTCGAGAATGGTGGCAACTCCAACGGCATGCCCGCTGAGAATGAGCGACGAGGCCATCACTACCAAGCTAGCTATGGTGGCATGGGGTCAGGATTCGGCCTTGCCATTCAAGGAGGCCTGAACGGATGggttgaagaggaggttGCCAACTAA